In Vibrio chagasii, the sequence CATTGCTTCACCACCAGAACAGGTGATGCCACCGCCAGACGCTTTCATGAAGTGACGGTAAGATTTCGCCTCGTTGATGATTTCTTCTACAGTGACTTCTTTGCCGTCATGAAGGTCCCATGTATCGCGGTTGTGGCAGTACATACAACGCATTAAGCAGCCTTGAAGAAATACAATAAAGCGGATACCAGGGCCATCGACAGTACCACAAGATTCGTATGAGTGAATGCGACCAGTTGTAGACATGAGCTATTCTCGTAGAGGAATTTATGCCCTTTATTTTATTACAAAAACGGTACATAAAATAGGGTCAAATCGTAACGAGACCTTTAAAAATAAAGGCAATCACCACTGAAGATGATTGCCTTTACCAAACTTGAAAAGTAAATGTGAAAGCTTGAATGATTCTCTAGAAAAACGCGAACATTGTAATGCCACCGGTGGTGTATACAGACTCTTTCGCTTCTTTGTAATCCGGAGTTTTTGCGGTTAGCGCGAAGGATGCACCAACGTATTGGTTGTACCAAGCCACACCCATGACAGCTGTTGCTTGAAGGTTCTCTAGAGTTACGTCGTACTGTTCTGGGTTTGGCCAGTTCTCTTTGATTTCAGAGCGATCGCCTTCGATTGTTAGATCGTTGAAACGGTAGCGACCTTCGAGGCCTGCATAGGTAAACCAACCGCTGTTCGATGCACCGATCATACCTGGTCTAAATGGATTTTCGCTCGTGATATTAGCCGCACCAAAGTTACCACCTAGGTCAGTACCCCAACGGAACATAAAGCCTGTTGAAATATCACTTCTAAAGTTACCTACGTTAATTTCTGAAACGTTAGAAATCTCGAAATCAGTATTCGCCAACGCTTGATTACGCATTAAGTTGAAATGACTAAGGTAACCAACGCTGCCCGCCCATTCATCATCAACTTGGTATTCCCACCCCAGAGGCTCATCTGATTTAGTGATCGAGTGAACCAGTTTTTGAGCATCTTCAGAAAGCGCACGCTCGCCTGTTGTGCCAAACGTGATGTTAAAGCGCTGAGCTTGTTGCGGGTTCAAGCTGATGTAGTTGAATTCTGTGTGTAAGTAACCGGCGTATGGGCGGTCATTTGGTAAAGGCTCTTCTACCTCTATGTCAGAAGGGGTATACATTTTGTGGCCAAGGGTGATTTCCCACTTATCTAGAGAGCTTGCGCCCCAGTAAGAAAGACTTAATGGTTTTACCCAATCGTATGGGGTAATGCTTGACGATGTGTAACCCAAAAACAGTCCGTTGGTATAGTCTTGGTCGACACCAAAAATTCCATCATTGTCTAGTGCGAATGTGACGGTAGAGCGGTCGGACGCCAAAGATGAAAAAGAGAGAAGGATTAGGGGTAAACAACGAAGGTATTTCATGGAGCAGTTACTCTTAAATTATGAACCGCGATATTACCGTACTTTGCTTGAATTTGTGGAAAAAAAGTGAATAGAAAGCGCCTTTTTTGCTCAATCTAACATTTAGGGAGATGGAAGAAGTTGTTGGGATTGGTAACGAATATAAAAAAGCCCCGCACATTGGCGAGGCTAATTATTATTTACTGTCTATTTAGCGTGAGCTTATAGAGACTCAGTAAATGTACGTGCGATTACGTCAGCTTGTTGCTCTGCAGTTAGAGAGTTAAAGCGAACAGCGTAACCAGATACACGGATTGTTAGCTGAGGGTATTTCTCAGGGTGCTTAACTGCGTCTTCTAGAGTGTCGCGGTTAAGAACGTTCACGTTAAGGTGTTGACCACCTTCAATGCCAGCTTCGTGGTGGAAGTAACCATCCATTAGGCCTGCAAGGTTCGCTTTCTGACCTTCAGCATCTTTACCAAGAGCGTTAGGTACGATAGAGAACGTGTACGAGATACCATCTTGTGCATCAGCAAACGGTAGTTTACCTACAGACGTTAGTGACGCTACAGCACCTTTCTCATCACGACCGTGCATTGGGTTAGCACCAGGAGCGAAAGGAGCACCAGCACGACGACCGTCTGGAGTGTTACCTGTTTTCTTACCGTATACAACGTTAGATGTAATAGTAAGAACTGACTGTGTAGGGATAGAGTTACGGTAAGTCTTAAGCTTACGGATCTTGTTCATGAACGTAGAAACTAGTTCACAAGCGATATCATCTACACGAGCGTCGTTGTTACCGTATTTAGGGTAATCGCCTTCGATTTCGAAGTCAGTTGCGATGCCATCTTCGTCGCGGATTGGTTTAACAGTCGCGAACTTGATTGCAGATAGTGAGTCAGCTGCAACAGATAGACCTGCGATACCACAAGCCATAGTACGACGAACGTCACGGTCATGAAGAGCCATTAGAGACGCTTCGTAGCTGTACTTGTCGTGCATGTAGTGAATGCTGTTTAGTGCAGTCACGTATTGCTTAGCTAGCCAGTCCATGAATGTGTCTAGGCGAGCCATTACGTCATCGTAGTTAAGAACTTCGTCAGTGATCTTGTCAGAAACAGGACCTACTTGAAGTTTAAGCTTCTCATCTACACCGCCGTTGATTGCGTAAAGCATTGTTTTCGCAAGGTTAGCACGAGCACCGAAGAACTGCATTTGCTTACCAACGATCATTGGAGATACACAACAAGCGATAGCGTAATCATCAGACTCTAGGTCAGGACGCATTAGGTCATCATTTTCGTACTGGATAGAAGAAGTATCGATAGACACCTTCGCACAGAAACGCTTGAAGCCGTCAGGTAGTTGCTCAGACCAAAGAACAGTGATGTTTGGCTCTGGAGAAGGACCCATAGTGTATAGAGAGTTTAGGAAACGGAAGTTAGAACGCGTTACTAGCGTACGACCGTCGATACCCATACCACCCATAGACTCTGTTGCCCAGATTGGGTCGCCAGAGAATAGCTCATCGTACTCAGGAGTACGTAGGAAACGAACCATACGTAGCTTCATTACGAAGTGGTCGATCATTTCTTGAGCTTCAACTTCAGTGATCTTGCCAGCAGCGATATCACGCTCGATGTAGATGTCTAGGAAAGTCGAAGTACGACCTAGAGACATTGCAGCACCGTTTTGAGACTTAACAGCCGCTAGGTAAGCGAAGTAAGTCCATTGGATAGCTTCTTGAGCAGTTTGAGCTGGCTCAGAGATATCGAAGCCGTATTTAGCAGCCATCTCTTTGATTTGACCTAGAGCGCGGTGTTGCTCAGAGATCTCTTCGCGAAGTTGCATTGTTTCTGCTAGGTTTTCGCCACTTTCGAATTGCTCTTGAAGAGAAGCAAACTGAGCTTGCTTGTCTTTCATTAGGAAGTCGATACCGTATAGAGCTACACGACGGTAGTCACCGATGATACGACCACGGCCGTAAGCATCTGGAAGACCAGTTAGAACACCAGACTTACGACATTTTAGGATGTCAGGTGTGTAGATATCGAAAACACCTGCGTTGTGTGTTTTACGGTATTCAGAGTAGATTTTAGAAACAGCTGGATCCAGAGTTTCACCGTATGCTTTACAAGAACCCTCAACCATACGAATACCACCGTTAGGGATGATCGCACGCTTAAGTGGTTTCTCTGTTTGAAGACCAACGATAGTTTCTAGATCTTTTTCGATGTAACCCGCATCATGAGAAGTGATGGTAGAGATAACAGAAGTATCGAAATCTACAGGTGCTTTAGTTGCGTTTTCCTGTTTGATACCTTCCATTACCGAAGCCCAAAGCTTGTTAGTAGCCTCAGTACCTTCAGAAACTAGGAAAGACTCGTCGCCTTCATACGGCGTGTAGTTCTTTTGAATGAAATCACGAACGTTTACTTCGCTTTGCCACTCACCTGCAGCAAAATCTTCCCAAGCTTTAGCAAATTGCTCTGCCATGACATACCTACCTTTTTAGTAGAAAAAACACGTACATTAACACTGTTGAGCCAGCGCCCCTCGTAAGGGTAGTACACTCTTATTAATAACAATATATATGAGCATATGTGCTTCATATGGTTATATATATTGTCACTACTTTTTATATGTTGTCTTTACTCTATGTAATCAAGACTACGCTAAAAAATTTCTGCAAACCTTAAACTAAATCAATAAATGCTAAAAAAAGTTGAAAAAATTTGAGTGACAGGGGTTGCCACCCAAACTTTTTTTTAATCCGGTTACTACTTTTGTGTAGTAAAGGAGGTTATAGCCAAGCTTTTAGACCATATTGACTTTCTAGCATACCAACTGCAAGCATTGCTACTAGACAGATAACCAAAACACCAACTGGGATAACAATCTTGTCTACAAATGATAGACGCTTAGCACGCTCTTTATCACCAATTAGGCCGTTGTTATCTAGAAGCATAGTCAGTGCCCATGCTAGTACTGGGTTAACAACCGCTGAACCGAAGATACAGATACCAGCTGCTTGAGAGTCTTTTGAGTCTTTAACCATCTGCATACCCGCTTCAAGTAGAGGTAGAGATACACCTACAAGTAGCGCAACACGCATCACTGGTGGCCATACTGCGACATCCATTGGGAAACCAAGAATCGCAACAATAATACATAGAGAGCCAAGCAAGATTGCGCCGCCAGGGATTGGACGTTTCGCGATAGCTGCTGGGATCATGTATGTACCCCAAGATGAAGTGATGTTACCACCACCAACTGCTGTACCTACCATTTGACGAACTGAACACATAGTCATTGTGTCATCAACATCCATCAGAACTTTTTCAGACTTTTTAGGGTAGTTCAGTTCTTGGAAGATACGGTGACCTAGGAAGTCTGGTGACCACATTGCTACCGCTAGGATTGCAAATGGTAGAGAAGCGATGAAGTGCTCAACGTTTGGTAAACCAAGCATCCAACCTTCTTCAGTAGAACCCCACCAGTAGATTGGGTTTAGGTTTGGAATGCCTGTTTCAGTTACGAATTTGATATCGAAACCAGCACCAAGTACTAAAGCAATAGCTAGACCAGTGAAAGCACAAACAGGGATTGCTAACCAACGCTTGTTCACTTTAGCAAGGAAAGCGTATAGGCCGATGGTAACGGCAAGAACAATCAAACCAATGTAACCCATGCTACCAGCAGCAACAGTGTCAGACTGAAGACCAACCGCCCAAGCTTGAATAGAGTTGATTTGGCTCATGGTACCGGTTAGACCCAAGAAGATGAGCAAGCCACCCGCAGTACCTTCAGAAGTCAGGTTGACGAGCTTAGACCCACCCTTTAGGAAACTAAGGATAAGACCGAAGACACCGATAAGGATTGCCAATGCAAGAGGGTGAGCACCAGCAAGAGCGATGGTACCAATAAGAGGAATCATTGGGCCGTGGTTACCGGCGAGGTTTGCTTTAGGGTTGAAGAAACCAGAAGCA encodes:
- a CDS encoding DUF3360 domain-containing protein is translated as MSDVVNNANSEVEEKSYKELHRPASEFENRSDYLDHELQIMKPRRFGLNLPGRDFRFELEDLVPALAGTIGIIAMYSAVMMSWAEGLTQAWDHVNLGKEFAIEVARVEMLIPALLFCILASGFFNPKANLAGNHGPMIPLIGTIALAGAHPLALAILIGVFGLILSFLKGGSKLVNLTSEGTAGGLLIFLGLTGTMSQINSIQAWAVGLQSDTVAAGSMGYIGLIVLAVTIGLYAFLAKVNKRWLAIPVCAFTGLAIALVLGAGFDIKFVTETGIPNLNPIYWWGSTEEGWMLGLPNVEHFIASLPFAILAVAMWSPDFLGHRIFQELNYPKKSEKVLMDVDDTMTMCSVRQMVGTAVGGGNITSSWGTYMIPAAIAKRPIPGGAILLGSLCIIVAILGFPMDVAVWPPVMRVALLVGVSLPLLEAGMQMVKDSKDSQAAGICIFGSAVVNPVLAWALTMLLDNNGLIGDKERAKRLSFVDKIVIPVGVLVICLVAMLAVGMLESQYGLKAWL
- the pflB gene encoding formate C-acetyltransferase, whose product is MAEQFAKAWEDFAAGEWQSEVNVRDFIQKNYTPYEGDESFLVSEGTEATNKLWASVMEGIKQENATKAPVDFDTSVISTITSHDAGYIEKDLETIVGLQTEKPLKRAIIPNGGIRMVEGSCKAYGETLDPAVSKIYSEYRKTHNAGVFDIYTPDILKCRKSGVLTGLPDAYGRGRIIGDYRRVALYGIDFLMKDKQAQFASLQEQFESGENLAETMQLREEISEQHRALGQIKEMAAKYGFDISEPAQTAQEAIQWTYFAYLAAVKSQNGAAMSLGRTSTFLDIYIERDIAAGKITEVEAQEMIDHFVMKLRMVRFLRTPEYDELFSGDPIWATESMGGMGIDGRTLVTRSNFRFLNSLYTMGPSPEPNITVLWSEQLPDGFKRFCAKVSIDTSSIQYENDDLMRPDLESDDYAIACCVSPMIVGKQMQFFGARANLAKTMLYAINGGVDEKLKLQVGPVSDKITDEVLNYDDVMARLDTFMDWLAKQYVTALNSIHYMHDKYSYEASLMALHDRDVRRTMACGIAGLSVAADSLSAIKFATVKPIRDEDGIATDFEIEGDYPKYGNNDARVDDIACELVSTFMNKIRKLKTYRNSIPTQSVLTITSNVVYGKKTGNTPDGRRAGAPFAPGANPMHGRDEKGAVASLTSVGKLPFADAQDGISYTFSIVPNALGKDAEGQKANLAGLMDGYFHHEAGIEGGQHLNVNVLNRDTLEDAVKHPEKYPQLTIRVSGYAVRFNSLTAEQQADVIARTFTESL
- a CDS encoding lipid A deacylase LpxR family protein, translated to MKYLRCLPLILLSFSSLASDRSTVTFALDNDGIFGVDQDYTNGLFLGYTSSSITPYDWVKPLSLSYWGASSLDKWEITLGHKMYTPSDIEVEEPLPNDRPYAGYLHTEFNYISLNPQQAQRFNITFGTTGERALSEDAQKLVHSITKSDEPLGWEYQVDDEWAGSVGYLSHFNLMRNQALANTDFEISNVSEINVGNFRSDISTGFMFRWGTDLGGNFGAANITSENPFRPGMIGASNSGWFTYAGLEGRYRFNDLTIEGDRSEIKENWPNPEQYDVTLENLQATAVMGVAWYNQYVGASFALTAKTPDYKEAKESVYTTGGITMFAFF